Genomic window (Bacteroidia bacterium):
ATCAATTACCGATACATCCAGGTCTCCATATAAAGTTAAAGCCAAAGTGCGCGGAATTGGAGTGGCCGACATAATCAATACATGCGGTGGAGATATATTTTTCTTCCACAATTTTGCCCGTTGTGCAACACCAAACCGATGCTGCTCATCAATAACAACAAAACCAAGGTTGGCAAATTTTACCTCGTCCTCAATTAAGGCATGAGTACCAATTAAAATATCAATTAGCCCCGACTGTAAATCCTGGTGTAGTTGGTTTCTATCCTTCTTTTTGGTACTACCGGTAAGCAAGGCAATATGAACTGGCATGTCCTGTAATAAATCCCGTAAGGTTAAAAAATGCTGTTTGGCCAATATTTCGGTGGGTGCCATCAAACAACTTTGAAAACCATTGTCCTTGGCAATCAACATACTCATTAAAGCTACCACCGTTTTTCCACTTCCTACATCTCCTTGCAATAAGCGATTCATTTGCTTCCCACTACCAATATCATGTCTTATTTCCTTAATCACCCTTTTTTGAGCATTCGTTAGTGGGAATGGCAAATAATGGTTATAAAAATCATTAAATGATTGTCCAACCTTCTGAAAAACAAAACCTTTGTATTCCTTTTTATTTAAAAGATTTTGCCTGCATAAAAACAACTGTATAAAAAACAACTCTTCAAACTTCAATCGGTAAATGGCCCTGCTCAAACTTGTGGAATCTTTTGGCACATGAACATTTACTAAGGCCTCCGATAAAGAAATCAAGTTAGCGGCGTACATTAAATCCATGGTCAATGTTTCCGGAATTTGACGATGGAATTGTTTGAGTGCATTTTGAACTAATTTACTCAAACCTTTGCTATCCAAAAATTTAGACTTTAATTTTTCCGTGCTGGTATAAACGGGTTGAAAAGAACCGGGCTGGGCCTCAAAATCGTCAACTGTTTGTATTTCCGGATGTGAAATCTGAAGCTTTTTATTAAAAAGACCAGGCTTTCCAAATACAACATACTCCATCCCTTGAACGAGTAAAGGTTTTACCCACTTAATTCCGGCAAACCAAACCAACTCCAACGAACCACTTTGATCATAAAATTCTGCTTCTAATCGCTCCTTTCGGCCACCAGTCGTGCGAATATTCCTCAACCGACCTTTTAACTGGATCGATTGTTCCAAACTCCCTGCCTCACTAACCAAATAAAACCTTGTCCTATCTACATACCTGAATGGAAAATGATACAATAAATCCTGAACAGTGCTTATCCCCAACTCCGATTGAAGCAACTTGGCACGGTCAGAACCTACCCCTTTAACATATTCTACCGGTATTTCCAGCATCAGCTTATTTCTCCTTAACAGTTTACAAACCAAGATAAAATTCAATTGCTTTTTTAGGGAAAAAAGGAAAAATTTTCAACCACCACCTTTATCGACAAGCTTTATTGTAAAAGTTTGTAACAATTCCTTGTAAAATTCAATTTAAGGACTGAATTTTGCCTCACCATGAACATGAAAAAAGATTTGCTTTTTGGCCTTAGCATCAGCTTATCAGGCCTATTGCTATTTTCCTGCAATTCCAACCAACAAGAAAAAGGAGAAATCACAGCCGAAGACACTGCTAATGCCAGTGCACCCGTTGTTACAGAGCAACTGCCTTCTCCAATTGAAATGGCAATTCTAATCAAACAATCCGGGGCAAAATACAACCAGTCGCTACCGAATAACATAAAAAATGTAGACAAATACTCAACCAGTGCAGCAAAGGCATTAAACCTTGGAGTATACTGTGCAGATGTTGGTTATTCAACTTTATTCAAACAAAACCAGGAAACCATGTTTTTCCTGAATAATTGTCGCAAACTTTCAGATGATTTAGGTCTAACCACAGCTTTTGACAAAACTGTTTTCGATCGTATTGAAGCCAACATAGATAAACGTGACTCCTTGTTAGGTATTATTACCGAAACCTATGCTACTTCCAGTAAATTTTTAAAAGAAAACAACCGTTATGGAACCTTTATGCTTATGATGGCCGGAGGTTGGGTTGAAAGTATGCATTTGGCATGCAACATGGCTAAAGACAAAGGTGTCAATGCCGATATCGCACTCAAAATTGCTGAACAAGAAGCATCCTTGGAAAAGATAATCAAAGCCATGGACCAATTCAAATCAGACAATGCCGTAAACGTAGTAATGCTAGACCTTATCAGCATTAAAAAAATTCTGGCAGAAGGTAAACTAGCAATCCAAAATGGAGACAACATTCAGGTTGATGAAAAACTACTCGAATCTGTTACCTTAAAAATTAAAGAAGTACGAAGCGGGATGGTTGGGGCTTAAAGTTCGTTAAGATGGCAACCTATCCTTAATCTGATTTATACATTTGCTAAAATCTAAGTCATGTATAAACTCTTATCATTTCTTTTCTTATTCGTAGGTATAAATTCCTTTGCACAAACCCAAAAAACGGTCACGGTAGAAATTCAAACTTCTGCAAAATGCGACGAATGCAAGGAGAGAATTGAAAAAGCATTAGCCTACGAAAAAGGTGTTAAACAAGCTCAGGTAAACTTAAAAAATGCTATTGTAACAATTACTTACAATGCTGATAAAACAAACCCGCAAATTCTAAGAAAAGCTATATCCCTTGCTGGATATGATGCCGATTCTGTAAAAGCCGATACTAAAGCATACCAAAGTTTACCTACTTGCTGCCAAAAAGGGCACTAACATTTTTGGCAATGAATCCCAATTACATTGTTTATGCTATTCCTGTTTTTCTACTATTTATTTTTTTTGAGCTGTTGGTGTCTGTCATCAAAAACAAAAAAGACAGTTTTCGTTTAAATGATTCGATTGCTAATTTAAGCATTGGCATTGGAGAACAAGTAATTTCAGTCTTTTCAAAAGCAGGCATGCTTGTGCTTTATGATTTTGTATATCAGTATCGGATTACCACCATTCCTTCCAATATTCTTACCGGTATAGCCCTGCTACTACTTTTTGACTTTATCTTCTATTGGGCACATCGGTTTGGCCATGAAGTTAACCTAGGTTGGGGTGGACATATTGTTCACCACAGCAGCGAAGAATATAACCTGACTGTAGCACTTCGTCAACCTTGGTTCTTTAGCATGATGACTTTTGCCATGTTCCTACCAATTGCCTGGTTGGGTTTTAGTCCTAAGCTTTTGATTATTATTTCAGGCATTGACATTCTTTTTCAATTTTGGATTCATACTCGATTCGTCCCTAAACTGGGATTTTTGGAATGGTTTCTAAACACACCCAGTCATCACCGGGTACATCATGGCAAAAACCCCCAGTATATTGATAAAAATTATGGAGGTGTTTTTATAATCTATGATCGGCTTTTTGGAACCTTTATGGAAGAAAAGGAGGA
Coding sequences:
- the recG gene encoding ATP-dependent DNA helicase RecG, encoding MLEIPVEYVKGVGSDRAKLLQSELGISTVQDLLYHFPFRYVDRTRFYLVSEAGSLEQSIQLKGRLRNIRTTGGRKERLEAEFYDQSGSLELVWFAGIKWVKPLLVQGMEYVVFGKPGLFNKKLQISHPEIQTVDDFEAQPGSFQPVYTSTEKLKSKFLDSKGLSKLVQNALKQFHRQIPETLTMDLMYAANLISLSEALVNVHVPKDSTSLSRAIYRLKFEELFFIQLFLCRQNLLNKKEYKGFVFQKVGQSFNDFYNHYLPFPLTNAQKRVIKEIRHDIGSGKQMNRLLQGDVGSGKTVVALMSMLIAKDNGFQSCLMAPTEILAKQHFLTLRDLLQDMPVHIALLTGSTKKKDRNQLHQDLQSGLIDILIGTHALIEDEVKFANLGFVVIDEQHRFGVAQRAKLWKKNISPPHVLIMSATPIPRTLALTLYGDLDVSVIDELPPGRKPIQTIHYYEEKRLRLFGFLKEQIHLGRQVYIVYPLIEESETLDLNNLMEGFEAIQRAFPPPQYRVGIVHGRQAAADKDFEMQRFQKGETNILVSTTVIEVGVNVPNASVMVIENAERFGLSQLHQLRGRVGRGADQSYCILMSSYKLSSEGKTRLETMVRTNDGFEIAEVDLKLRGPGDMGGTRQSGVEELKIADLVKDNQLLLLVRQYAEKVLSLDPNLSSAQNAILYQRLEELQRGRVSWKRIS
- a CDS encoding heavy-metal-associated domain-containing protein yields the protein MYKLLSFLFLFVGINSFAQTQKTVTVEIQTSAKCDECKERIEKALAYEKGVKQAQVNLKNAIVTITYNADKTNPQILRKAISLAGYDADSVKADTKAYQSLPTCCQKGH
- a CDS encoding sterol desaturase family protein is translated as MNPNYIVYAIPVFLLFIFFELLVSVIKNKKDSFRLNDSIANLSIGIGEQVISVFSKAGMLVLYDFVYQYRITTIPSNILTGIALLLLFDFIFYWAHRFGHEVNLGWGGHIVHHSSEEYNLTVALRQPWFFSMMTFAMFLPIAWLGFSPKLLIIISGIDILFQFWIHTRFVPKLGFLEWFLNTPSHHRVHHGKNPQYIDKNYGGVFIIYDRLFGTFMEEKEEVIYGITHPVNSWNPSWANFHYYLELWNESKKLKRLKDKVLLWFKPPGWTPIQTENKSNSSPVNLSTKFDFPYPYQLKPYLLFQFALLVVISMYYLSVAGQSLVGWKSILVAFYILFTVSVIGMLFEKSKEIYWLEFIRLMTLPILLFIIRIPSAWAISTWICVGFSLVWLMLIAFGFQKK